A single window of Candidatus Margulisiibacteriota bacterium DNA harbors:
- a CDS encoding class I SAM-dependent methyltransferase — CYHIVTMYKDYFQKVAAFYDSLVDRFNIDFRSGDNGTQENMLLKYRILTEISDLDYSSILEVGSNVGLFYKYLTEFLSSFKYTGIDISPRAYRVAAENEPDADFRNINILDKDFNDTAEYILADGLFNLGKMENISDYRNRALHKMFDLAEKGVAVNFLSSVSESKDESNLNYFDAGETLNFCLSLTPKAVLRHDYSPDNFTVYLYK, encoded by the coding sequence TCTGCTATCATATTGTTACTATGTACAAGGATTATTTTCAAAAAGTAGCTGCTTTTTACGATTCCCTTGTTGATCGTTTTAATATAGACTTTCGCAGCGGGGATAATGGCACACAGGAAAATATGCTGCTCAAGTATCGCATTTTGACCGAGATCAGCGACCTCGACTACAGTTCTATACTGGAAGTTGGCAGCAACGTAGGTTTGTTTTATAAGTATCTCACTGAATTTCTGAGTTCCTTCAAATATACCGGCATTGATATTTCTCCAAGGGCTTACAGAGTAGCTGCGGAAAACGAACCGGATGCGGATTTCCGGAACATCAACATTTTAGATAAAGATTTTAACGATACAGCCGAATATATTCTGGCTGACGGTCTTTTTAATCTGGGCAAAATGGAAAACATATCCGATTACCGCAACCGCGCACTGCATAAAATGTTCGACCTTGCAGAAAAAGGCGTGGCGGTAAATTTTCTATCCAGTGTCAGCGAAAGCAAGGATGAGTCCAACCTCAACTACTTTGATGCCGGAGAAACACTGAACTTCTGCCTGTCATTGACCCCCAAGGCTGTTTTACGTCATGATTATTCCCCGGATAATTTCACGGTTTATTTGTATAAATAG